The Nostoc sp. 'Peltigera membranacea cyanobiont' N6 genome contains the following window.
TTCAGTTGCACTGTCAAAACCTGGAATGGTGAGTACACGGTTGGTTTGCAGCACCTGAAATCTTACAATTACCTGCCTGCCGAGTGTGAGCAGATGCAGGTGATTTGCGATCGCATTAGTCGAGTGTATTCGGGTGCGTTGGAGGAGTCGGTGCAGAAGTTTTTAGAGTCGCTGGGGAAGCTTAATCGTGCTTATTTGACAGATTTGGAAGAGAAAGTGTTGAGTCTTCTGGAGTTGGAAATCATACCATAATGCTGCAAGTGATTAATTTTGGGATTCAAGGGATTCTACAAAGTAGAATTTTGACTTGTGCATTTATACAGGTAGGGGTGAGATTTTGGTACTGATTATTAGGGAAAGAGCAACTCTCGAACAAGTGGAGTTAATGCTGCAAACTTTGCGAGTTTACATTAAAGTGGCAGTAGATATAGAAAGAGGGATTTTAGCTGGAGGAGGAGAGAAACACGCTTTCTGTGAAGCAGCATTGCTCGAAGACGGTAGTAAACAGCGAGATATCTGGGGTGCGGATTGGACTTCCTTTGACCAATCGATAGCTTATGAATCGATTATTAACATTCGCCCCAGCCAAAATAATCGCTCAATGGTAATTAGACATCTCCAAAATAGTATCATTCTGTGATAAAAGAACATTAAAGAGTGGTTTTGGCACAGGAGCATGAGCAATATACTGAATTACATTGAAGAGAATCCTAAACAAACACAAAGGTTAATAGGACTGGAATATGAACAGTTACAACAATTAATCCTAAATGCGGAACGTTTATATCATGAAAAACAAGCTTCACTAGAATCTAAGAAAGTTAGAATTATTGCTGGTGGAGGAGGTCGCAAACCAAAATTACCTATTCCCGAACAAATCATTTTAACTTTGGTGTATCTCCGGCATCTAACAACCTTCCAACTCATAGGTATTCAGTTTGAAGTAAGCGAGTCTACCGCCAATGATACATTTAACTATTGGTTGCCTAACTTGCGAGAATTACTGCCATCCAGTTTGCTTGAACAAATTAAAAAAAACGCTTCTGACTATGAAGTAGTAAAAGAAATACTCACAGAATATGAATTAATAGTAGATAGCTATGAACAAGTCAGAGAAAGACCTGGAGACAATAATGAGCAAAAGAAATATTTTTCAGGCAAGAAGAGTAATCATACATTTAAAACTCAAATGATTATTTTACCTGATGCTAGCGATATCGTTGATGTTGTGGCAGGTGAACCTGGGCCAAAAAGCGATATAACAGTGTTTAGAGAATATCGGTCAGAGTTTGATGCCAAACAAAGATTTAAAGGAGATAAGGCATATATTGGAGAAGATTTAATTACAACTCCAATTAAGAAACCAAGAAATCGAGAACTAACAACTGAACAGAAAGAACAAAATAAAATATTTTCATCTAAACGGATCTTTGTTGAACATCGAATTCGAACAGTCAAAATATTTCGAGTTGTTCAAGAAAGATTTAGGTTAAATCCCCACAAATATGAGCAAGTAATTTTGACGATTTGTGGACTAGTAAGGTTACGAATTCGAGCGCTAATATTACCATTAGAAATATCGTCTATATCATCAGGTTGAAATTACCGCATATAACTAAATATTTTTCCCTAATTATCAACAGTAAATATCTCAAAGTCTTATTTTATCGTACAGAGTAACTAATTTAAGATGATTGCATTTACGGGCTACAGCCTAGCCACACAAAGGCTTTAACTGTTTTCGGAGATGTCTATTCAAGGCCCAGCGATTCGAGAACGTGTTAAAAAAATAACTCAGGAGTCTGGAGTTTAGACTAAGCCATGCAAAAAGACCCAGCAGGGCTGAGTGAATCAGAGACTTAGCAAAAGTATGAATAATCTTAGGTATTAAACAGCAACTGATGGTTCTTTACGTGGTCGTGTTACTGTTTTTTAACAATGGGACATCGGTTTTTACGGGTACGGGGTTTTCCTGATTTCCAACCAGGGGACTTTCCGCGAGGTTTGGGTGCTCTTGTTGGAGTACCAATCACCGCAAAAACTCCTCCCAACGCTTATCGCGACTCGTCCAGGGGTCAATTTGTCAAAAGACTTCTGCCCTTGGTATTGGATTGTCAGTCACAATATCACGGGCTAACCACAACTCCCAAGTCATCAGGGGCATTAAGTCACTCCATCTTTCACATTGTTTGGGGGTACTGAGTTTTGGAACAGTCCAGTGCAGACATTGCTTTAAAAAGCGATACCAGTGGTCAATGGTAAAGCGACGCAGGTAAAGTTGCAAAACTTCTTCTATTGGAGGCATTTCTTCTCCTACCCAAGCCAACCACAAAGGTTTCGATACTCGTTCATTACCTTGTGCATCGAGACGTTCAACTCTAATCATTGACATCGAACGTGTCGCCGCTTTACGGAAATGCAGTTTTTTCCACAGGCTAACCCGTACCCGTTTTAGTTTCGGATCATCTACCTCGAAAACAGATGCTGGTTCACCCCATGTTGTTGGTTCAAACAAAAATGAATTGATTGCCATGTTTTCTCGGACAGCCAATGCCTGTATAAGCTCCTGGTTCGCCCCATAAACACAAATTTGAACGCAACCGTACAAGAATGTCACATGGAATGTTGGCGGTCTTCAAAATGAAAGGAGCGCAGCCATATTCACTGTCCCAAACTGAAATCGGTCTGGTGGGTAAATGCTCACACACTTGTTTTAGTTGCCAAACTGCTTTTTCAATCGGATTTTCCCAACTGGTGATCCGCTCGTGCCTCAAAGGTAATGCCCAACTACCTGAATCTTCTGGTATCCAAGCAATTGTACTGTATCCTTGACCAACGGTAATTGGTTTATTTCCGGCTATGGATGTGCCACTATGTTCATAAGTCCTCTCTTGTAGCGTTACTGCATCCGGGCGTGACCAGTTTGTGTGATCTCCTGCTAACAAGGGTCGTCCCTCTACTGGTATCTGTTTGATGTATAACTGCATCAATTTCTGTCGCTGCGGTCTGCTATCTTGTAGCGCTTCATAAACACTTGGCCACTTGCGTCTGAATACTGGTGATAAGGATAAATCTGCTAAGGAATAAACGTTGCGGGTCAGCAATATCGCATCTGTTAATTCAAAGGTGGCATCTTTGGCTCTACCTAAATATTTGTAGGCTACTTGACGAAACTCTTCAAGTCTGGCATTTTTCATGTTGGTAGGTGAGAGTAGGTAGTTCTTTTCTCACTTTCTGCCAAAAGGGGGACTGTATTCAATCAGACACCCCTTTTTTCTTGCTCATTATCATTATTGTATTATTATCTGGAGCAGATATACTACAGAATTGTTCAAGGTCGCGGATGCTTTGAGGCTGACAAGATAATATTTTTAATCTCTAATTCCATTTGATTTGCCTTCTCTCATATCGCTTTTAGTCTAAACTCCAGTTAGTAGCATCGAAGCGTCCGAGAGGTATTTGCAATTTCGCTCATAAAGAAGCCAGAAGAATGACCGATTTCAACAAGAATTCCGCTAACCCATCCGGCTAACCTGGATTTGTTGCCAGCGCGGATTATCACAGTTAGAGATGCCAAGATGAACATGACAATGAACAGGGCCACACTTTTCACTCCCGTTCAGTTTGGAGCAATGCAATTGAAGCATCGTGTCGTGATGGCTCCATTAACTCGCTCGCGGTCTATTCAGCCCGATTCCATTCCCGGCGATCTCATGGCTGAGTATTACGCTCAACGGGCTTCGGAGGGTGGATTCATTATCAGCGAAGCCACCAACATCTCGGTCACGAGCCGTGGATGGCTAGGTGCCCCAGGACTCTATTCCGACCAGCAGGTTGAAGGCTGGAAGAAGGTCGTCTTCGGCATCCATGCAAAGGGCGGGCATATCTTTGCACAGCTGTGGCATACCGGGCGTTCCTCGCATGTTGATCTGACCGGTGGCGAGATGCCTGTCTCTGCTTCCGTCGATCCGGCTTACTGGCAGAACCCGTCGCATTTGGTTTCAGCATCCAGCGGTTGGGTTCAGCCGTCACCGCATCGAGCGCTTGCCATCGCAGAGATATCACTCATCGTTGAGGACTACCGTAGGGCGGCAGAACGGGCTATGGATGCCGGTTTTGAAGGCGTAGAGCTACACGCTGCCAACGGGTATCTCATGGATCAGTTCCTGCAAGACGGCAGCAATAAGCGAAACGACGAGTATGGTGGCTCCATTGAGAACAGGTCGCGATTCCTGCTTGAGGTGGTCAGAGCGATGACTTCAGTGTGGGGGAGCGATCGTGTTGGAGTTCGTGTCGGTCCGAGCGGCACATGGAATGGCATGTCAGACAGCAACCCGCAGGCGCTCTTCCAGAACGTCGCAGAACAGCTAAACCAGATTGGACTCGCTTACCTCCACATCATCGAACCACGCGTGAAGGGCAATGTGGTCGTTCTGGAGCATCAAGGGGCAATCGCCGCCGAGCAAATGCGAACGATCTTCCAAGGCAAGATCATCGCTGCCGGCGGATTTGAGCCAGACACTGCCGAGGCCATCCTGGAAAGCGGGACTGCGGACGCGGTGGCTTTCGGCCGCCATTTCATCTCTAATCCCGATCTGCCTCGCCGTCTCAAGGAAGGGCTGCCACTTACAACTTATGATCGCAACACCTTTTACACGTTCGACGCGCACGGCTACACGGACTACCCGTTCTATCACGAAAACGCCAAGGCGTAGCCCATCGAACACGAGAGAGCGAACGAATAACTTGTTTTTCAAATGGAGGAAGTATGAACAAAAGTATAAATGTGATGTTGGTACATGGTGCTTGGGCTGACGGCTCGTGCTGGAGCAAGGTAATCCCTTTGCTCCAGGCGAAGGGTTTAAGTGTGACAGCGGCGCAGATTCCGCTGACTTCGCTTGAGGATGACATTGCGGTCACGCGTCGTCTTCTCTCAATGCAGACAGGACCCACAGTTCTGGTTGGGCATTCTTACGGCGGCGCCGTAATCACTGGCGCGGGCACCGAGACTCCCGACGTGGAAGCCCTCGTCTATATCACAGCTTTCGGTCTTGACCAAGGTGAGAGCCTTGATTCCCTCAGCAAACAGGGTCCGCCGTCGCCTGGCTCTGCGGCGATATGGTCTGACAACAACGGTTTTCTTTGGATCAACCGAGACGGCTTTCATGAGGCGTTTGCAGCGGATGCCAGCCCAGCCGAAGCTGCTGTCATGGCTGCGGTACAGAGACCGTTGAGCGTCGCAAGCTTCACCGACAAAGAAGGTGTGCCGGCCTGGAAGATGATTCCTTCTTGGTATCTGGTGTGCACGGACGACCACATGATCCCACCGCCAGCCCAGGAGTTCATGGCTAAACGGATGGGTGCCACTGTGCAGTCTGTGTCGGCAAGCCATGCTCCCTTCGTTTCCCGCCCGCAAGAGGTCGCCGACATCATCGCACTCGCGGCGGCTTCTCTCGCATAGTAAGCCCCACAACTCAGCACAGGTGAATCAACATCAACCCATGAAAAATTCCTATAAAGCAGTAGAAGTGACCTCTCCGGGTGTTTTCAACCTCGTCGAGCGAAGGATTACCGATCCTGGAGCCGGCCAGGTCCGCATCCGGGTGGATTCTTGCGGTGTATGTCACAGCGACTCAGTTACCGTCGAAAACTCCTTGCCAGGAATTATCTATCCGCGCGTACCAGGTCACGAAATCGCTGGTCGGATCGAAGCCGTTGGAAAGGGCGTCGTGAATTGGGAGGTCGGCCAGCGCGTGGGTGTTGGTTGGTTCGGTGGCGAGTGCGGCTACTGTGAACCCTGCCGACGCGGTGACATAGTTAATTGTGCCAACTTAATTATATCTGGTATTACGACAGATGGTGGCTATGCGGAAGTCGTCATCGCTGAGGCGCGGGCGCTTGCCTCCATTCCGCAGGATCTTTCTTCTGTAGACGTTGCTCCACTTCTATGCGCGGGTCTGACTACCTTCAACGCACTCCGCAACTCAAAGCTCCGCGCTGGAGATTTGGTCGCCATACAAGGTATCGGGGGTTTGGGTCATCTGGCTTTGCAATTCGCATCCAGGATGGGATTTCACACCTTGGCGATTCAGAGGGGAAAGGAAAAAGAAAAACTGGCTCGCCAGTTGGGGGCGCATGGGTACATCGACAGCACAGAGGAGAATCCCGCAGAGGCCCTCCTCAAAATGGGTGGAGCGAATGCGATTCTCGCCACTGCGGCTAGTGGAAAATCGATGGGTCCTCTTGTCGGGGGTCTTGCCGCACGTGGCAAGCTCGTTGTAGTCGGTGCTTCCTCGGAACCTATCGAAATTAATGCTACACAACTTATTTTTGGGTCGAAGACTATTCAAGGCGAAAACGTCGGCACACCCATCGAGGAAGAAGACACATTAAAATTTAGTGCTCTTCAGGGTATCCGTCCCACGATCGAGACCATGCCCCTTGAGAAGGCTCCCGAAGCCTACGCACGCATGATGTCCGGCAAAGCACGCTTTCGCATAGTGCTGACTATGCCCCAATAGCGCAAAGGAGTTCAGTTACCGTTTCTGGCCAAGTATTCTACCGCTGAGGTGATTGCGATCGCTTGCACAAGAAGGCACAACACTCAGCATTCCGATACTACGGTCTAGTGTGCAGCATAAGTGGCGTGTTCAACCATTCCGATCAATAAATCCGAAGGAGTCGCAATGAATGAATTACTGAATCTGGCCGTAAAAGCGCACGGGGGTCTTGAGCGTTGGAACAAAGTGAAGTCAGTGAAAGTTGCCGCATCGATCGTGGGAGCGATCTGGTTTGTGAAGAGCAAGGGTGACGCTCTCAAGAATGTCGTCATGACCGTCGAGACGAAGAAAGAGCAACTCATCATGGACTTCCCTGGACAGGACAAGCGATCTATCTTCGAGCCGACCCGTATCGTTATCGAGAAGACGGATGGCACATTGATCGATGCGCGCAATGACCCGGAGAAATCCTTTGAGGGGCATCAGAGGGAGACGCCGTGGGATGACATCCACGTAGCCTACTTCAGTGGCGAAGCATTGTGGACGTATCTTAATACTCCATTTCTTTATACCCATGAAGGCTTCGCTACTGAGGAGATTTCTTCGATTCAAGTCGAAGGCGAAACGTGGCGGCGCTTGAAGGTGACTTTTCCCGATACCGTGAAGAGCCACACACGCGAACAGATATCCTGCTTCGGACCGGACGGTCTACTGCGCCGACACGACTATACGGTAGACATCCTCGGCGGAGCAACAGGACTAAATTACGCCTCGAATTACCGTGACATCGACGGAATCATTGTGCCGACAACGCGCCGAATCTATGCATACGAAGGGGACTACCAGCTTGTGAAGGAGCCTCTCCTAGTCGCAATCGATATGAGTGAGATCGCTCTCGCCTAGTGCTTTCTCAACATCCGGTACATAGAGTCTCGAAGAGAATCACGTCCAATGTTGAAGAATGTCGAACAGTTCGGCCATCTTTTTGCCGGCCGTTGATCTCGTCCGCTGGATATACGCCCGCGATCACAACGGCAGCCATCGAAGTAGATCATACAGCCGCGATCGCATTCGGAAGGCTGTTTATTTCTAACCCCGATCTTGTGTAGCCTATTCAAACGCATACAGCGCTCAATGCATACGACCACAAGACGTTTTACGGTGGCGACGCTCATGGGTACACCGACTATCCGACGCTCGATGCCGCTCCTGCAACTGAGCAGCTACAGTCTGTAGCTCTCTTATCTTAAAGCTTCACGAAACGCGAAAGGCTCACCATGTCCAAAGAGATTCTATTTAGTTCCCTGCGTCTAGGAGCAATTCAGCTCCCGAATCGGGTAGTCATGGCCCCTCTCACGCGTATGCGTGCCGACGCTGCCCATGTGCCAACCGCGTTGAACGCTGAATACTACGCGCAGCGTTCCTCAGCAGGGCTGATCCTCTCGGAAGGAACTGCGATTAGCCCTCAGGCGCACGGCTATCCCAATGCTCCAGGGATCTACACGGCGGAACAGATTGCCGGGTGGCGCGTGATTACTGTACGTTCGCTTATTTTTGAAGGCAAGAGGAATTAATGCCTTGAGGGGAAAGGAATAGGGCGATAAGGAGTAATAGCACCATTTTCCGTTAGTCTGTAAGACAGATTCTGGAGAGGGGTGTGCGTATGGCAATAAACGAACAGGTAAAAATTTATTCTGAGAGAATTGATGATATTCCGGTAATAGTGGAATGGCTAAACAAGATGGAGATAGGCAAGTGGATTGACCAAAAACTCACTCCACCACACGGAAATCACAAAGGACTGAGTTACGGAGAATTGAGTGTATTGTTATTGATATATATAATCACCCAGTCAGACCATCGGTTGTCGGCGGTGGAACCCTGGATAGAAGCAAACCGAAAAATTTTAGAGCTAACTACGGGGTGGTCGATAGGGAAAAAAGATGCAACTGACGACCGACTGGCAAGGGTAGTCGAAGAATTAGGATTGCAATCAGAGGCGAGGCTGGAAATAGAAGTAAAGTTAGGACGACATCTGATTCGTGCCTACGAATTACCAACAGAAGTGGCACGAACTGATACAACAAGTTTTAGCGTGAATCATCAACAAGACGAGTCAGCACAAGAAAGTCTACTGCGTTATGGCTATTCCAAAGACAAGCGTCCAGACTTGTTGCAATACCGTCAGTTGTTAGCCACTCTCGACCCAATGGGAATGCCGTTGGTTAGCGCCACCCTAGAAGGGAATGGAGCCGATGACCCATTATATTTACCAACATGGCAAAAATTAGTAAAAGTAATTGGACACAAAAAATTTGTCTTCATCGCTGATTGTAAAGCAGGGTCGATGGCGACTCGCGCTCAAATCGCAGCCAACGCAGGGATTTACTGCTTTCCTGTACCCATGAGTGGGCAACATCCCCAATATCTTAAGCAATGGGTACTCTCCCCACCAGCAGAAACATTGTCCATTCGTTTACCGCGACAAGATGAAGAAGAACCTGCTGTGGGAAAAGGCTTTGAAGTAGAGTTAGGCAAGTTTTGGTTCAATCAAGAAACCAACAAGTGGGTACGCTGGCACGAACGCTATTTGGTAGTTTATTCCCAAAGCCTTGCCGCATCTGCCATCCGTGGTCAACAGCAACGCCTCTTGACTGCAAGAACTGCTTTGGATAAATTAGCTAACAAGCCGGGTGACGACCGGGAGGAACTTAGCCATAAAGTAGAAAACATCAAGAAGCGCTATCGTGTCAAGGATTTCTTCTCAACCATGATTACGGAAGAAATCATCAAAGAAACTCGCAATTGTAGACGGGGACGACCATCAAAAAACTCGACTACTGCGGAAGTTACGAAGATATGTCTTCAACTTCATATACATCCGATTCATACTGCTATTAAGGAAGCAGAAACCTTGGCTGGGTGGCGATTGTATGTCACTAACGCCCCGACCACTCGACTGACCCTACCACAAGCCGTAATGTATTACCGGGATGAATGGCTCTTGGAGCGTGGGTTTCACCGTTTTAAAAGAGGTTCTTTGCCCGCTTTACCTATTTACTTTCAAAATGAAGACCGAATCACTGGCTTGATGTTTATCTTGAACATAGCTTTGCGCGTATTTACCTTGATG
Protein-coding sequences here:
- a CDS encoding DUF5674 family protein, encoding MVLIIRERATLEQVELMLQTLRVYIKVAVDIERGILAGGGEKHAFCEAALLEDGSKQRDIWGADWTSFDQSIAYESIINIRPSQNNRSMVIRHLQNSIIL
- a CDS encoding transposase family protein, with product MSNILNYIEENPKQTQRLIGLEYEQLQQLILNAERLYHEKQASLESKKVRIIAGGGGRKPKLPIPEQIILTLVYLRHLTTFQLIGIQFEVSESTANDTFNYWLPNLRELLPSSLLEQIKKNASDYEVVKEILTEYELIVDSYEQVRERPGDNNEQKKYFSGKKSNHTFKTQMIILPDASDIVDVVAGEPGPKSDITVFREYRSEFDAKQRFKGDKAYIGEDLITTPIKKPRNRELTTEQKEQNKIFSSKRIFVEHRIRTVKIFRVVQERFRLNPHKYEQVILTICGLVRLRIRALILPLEISSISSG
- a CDS encoding transposase, producing the protein MKNARLEEFRQVAYKYLGRAKDATFELTDAILLTRNVYSLADLSLSPVFRRKWPSVYEALQDSRPQRQKLMQLYIKQIPVEGRPLLAGDHTNWSRPDAVTLQERTYEHSGTSIAGNKPITVGQGYSTIAWIPEDSGSWALPLRHERITSWENPIEKAVWQLKQVCEHLPTRPISVWDSEYGCAPFILKTANIPCDILVRLRSNLCLWGEPGAYTGIGCPRKHGNQFIFV
- a CDS encoding alkene reductase, with product MNMTMNRATLFTPVQFGAMQLKHRVVMAPLTRSRSIQPDSIPGDLMAEYYAQRASEGGFIISEATNISVTSRGWLGAPGLYSDQQVEGWKKVVFGIHAKGGHIFAQLWHTGRSSHVDLTGGEMPVSASVDPAYWQNPSHLVSASSGWVQPSPHRALAIAEISLIVEDYRRAAERAMDAGFEGVELHAANGYLMDQFLQDGSNKRNDEYGGSIENRSRFLLEVVRAMTSVWGSDRVGVRVGPSGTWNGMSDSNPQALFQNVAEQLNQIGLAYLHIIEPRVKGNVVVLEHQGAIAAEQMRTIFQGKIIAAGGFEPDTAEAILESGTADAVAFGRHFISNPDLPRRLKEGLPLTTYDRNTFYTFDAHGYTDYPFYHENAKA
- a CDS encoding alpha/beta hydrolase, whose amino-acid sequence is MNKSINVMLVHGAWADGSCWSKVIPLLQAKGLSVTAAQIPLTSLEDDIAVTRRLLSMQTGPTVLVGHSYGGAVITGAGTETPDVEALVYITAFGLDQGESLDSLSKQGPPSPGSAAIWSDNNGFLWINRDGFHEAFAADASPAEAAVMAAVQRPLSVASFTDKEGVPAWKMIPSWYLVCTDDHMIPPPAQEFMAKRMGATVQSVSASHAPFVSRPQEVADIIALAAASLA
- a CDS encoding alcohol dehydrogenase yields the protein MKNSYKAVEVTSPGVFNLVERRITDPGAGQVRIRVDSCGVCHSDSVTVENSLPGIIYPRVPGHEIAGRIEAVGKGVVNWEVGQRVGVGWFGGECGYCEPCRRGDIVNCANLIISGITTDGGYAEVVIAEARALASIPQDLSSVDVAPLLCAGLTTFNALRNSKLRAGDLVAIQGIGGLGHLALQFASRMGFHTLAIQRGKEKEKLARQLGAHGYIDSTEENPAEALLKMGGANAILATAASGKSMGPLVGGLAARGKLVVVGASSEPIEINATQLIFGSKTIQGENVGTPIEEEDTLKFSALQGIRPTIETMPLEKAPEAYARMMSGKARFRIVLTMPQ
- a CDS encoding oxidoreductase → MSKEILFSSLRLGAIQLPNRVVMAPLTRMRADAAHVPTALNAEYYAQRSSAGLILSEGTAISPQAHGYPNAPGIYTAEQIAGWRVITVRSLIFEGKRN
- a CDS encoding IS1634 family transposase, producing the protein MAINEQVKIYSERIDDIPVIVEWLNKMEIGKWIDQKLTPPHGNHKGLSYGELSVLLLIYIITQSDHRLSAVEPWIEANRKILELTTGWSIGKKDATDDRLARVVEELGLQSEARLEIEVKLGRHLIRAYELPTEVARTDTTSFSVNHQQDESAQESLLRYGYSKDKRPDLLQYRQLLATLDPMGMPLVSATLEGNGADDPLYLPTWQKLVKVIGHKKFVFIADCKAGSMATRAQIAANAGIYCFPVPMSGQHPQYLKQWVLSPPAETLSIRLPRQDEEEPAVGKGFEVELGKFWFNQETNKWVRWHERYLVVYSQSLAASAIRGQQQRLLTARTALDKLANKPGDDREELSHKVENIKKRYRVKDFFSTMITEEIIKETRNCRRGRPSKNSTTAEVTKICLQLHIHPIHTAIKEAETLAGWRLYVTNAPTTRLTLPQAVMYYRDEWLLERGFHRFKRGSLPALPIYFQNEDRITGLMFILNIALRVFTLMEFVVRKALQQTQQSLAGLYDGNPKRKTSRPSAERMLKAFCHLTLYYLPDSTIFITPLSELQKQILALMKMPESLYQLDSLHCKT